In Brassica napus cultivar Da-Ae chromosome A3, Da-Ae, whole genome shotgun sequence, the sequence CTCAAGTTGTCTCCAACGCTCTTGACATGAAGCTCAGGGACGATCTCGAGCGTCTCAAGAAGATCAGGTAAACTAAATACTCATCCCGATCATCACATAAACTGTGTTCTCTTGGGGTTTGAATTGAATGGTATTTGTAACGGTTGTTTTGCATTTTCTTACAACGCACAGGAACCACCGTGGGCTGAGACACTACTGGGGACTCCGTGTCCGTGGACAGCACACCAAGACAACCGGTCGCAGAGGAAAGACCGTTGGTGTGTCAAAGAAGCGTTAAGCAAGCCACATGTTTTGCTAGTTACTGCTGCTTTATTGGATATGCTTCATATGAACCGGCTTTGATTTTTTATGTTTCTGCTTCGAACTAGTTTATGTGTTGCTTTTGGATATTTGAAATAGTTTATGTCACTGTTGGATCTTCCAAATAGTTTGTGTGATACTTTTGGATCTTCTTGTCCTCTCTTATTATCTTTTCCATTGGTTACATCTGTTTTTACTCTCCATTGTTAGCGACCATGGATTTGAAGTGTTTACAGCATGAAAAATACTTATGATTTAAATAAGtcatattatagaaaataaaggTAACAAATCATTTTGTTTACAGCAACTGTGGCACATATGTAAAGGCTAGTTCCTCGTattgcaaaaaaatataaattaaaatgctAGGATATTTCAATATTCAGCTAAAAAAGAATACTAAAACATATGATGTATAAAAATGGTGCCATGTACGTAGCGAGATGACTCATCATCAATTCTGCTTAACGCTTGCTAAGCTTTTAACCTTGGTCCTTCATCAGAATCATCTCCATTTTTCTGTTGGCGGGTTGTTGGAAGAGAATAGCTCTTCTTCTCCTTACCACCCGGCTTGGACGAGGCATTACCGTACCAAATCATCCCCAGCACTGCAATTATCATGCCGATAACCACGTGCAGGTTTAGACCATCTctgtcaaagaagaagaagcccaTTATCAGCACCAAGATCGTCTTCATATGGCCCAGGACTTGGAACGACACCGCCGTGAATCTCCCAATGCAGATGAACTGGCTGAGGTTTGTGCCAATAGCTATTGTGCACGAGAGGGTTATAAACATCTGCACAAGCATCACAACTTAGTTATACAATACATTGCATAAGCAAAATGTAATTGATTTGAGTGGGCAATTACCAGAGAGACAACGTTGTAGTCATACATGTCTACTCGTTTCTCTGTCAGCCAAAAGTCGAGAAATGGACCGACTATCAACAACGTTGCAGCTTGGGCTGGGGCAGTATGACCCAGTAGGTTGAATGAGGTAAGCGAGTACTTTCGCTGAAGATAATGAACATactgcaattaaaaaaaaaaactttatgtcAAGTACATTAGCTAAAAGAAGTTATGTTACATCGTAAAGCTCTGAGAACTTACGTATTGTTGCAAAGCAGTACTCCAGACAGCAACAAAAGCAGCAACGAAGCCTTTGGTGTTGACACTAACATCAGTAACAGTGCAAACACCAACACCCACAAGAACGAGTCCTATGCTAAGTTTGGTGTCTCTTGAGTAACGAATCTTATCGAACACTACTTCCAACAAGCAAGCTACAGGAATCATGCTAAGCTTTGCAATCTGACAAATCAAAAAGAGGATTAAGACAGCGACAAAGAATCAAACAGGTTTTTGCAAGAATCTTTACCTGATAAAACCCAACGGAGTTCCACATGAGACTAACATTCATCCCAACGATCGAAAAGTTTGCAAACAGAATGAACTTAAGAAGCTCTGTGAAGGGAAGATGAGAAGGCTGGATGTAGCCTAGACATCTTAGAACAAGTGTCATCAGTGTCGTCGTTGCGAAATGTAGACCGGTCAAGGTTGTTGCTGCAGTGAAATGTAGACCGGTCAAGGTTGTTACATACACAAAGAAACGAAGAGAGATGAGATCAAAACAGAATTGAGATATTATTACCAAAGCTAAAGCCGTAAGTAGCCATTAAAGCTTTATTGACAATGATGATTCCGACAGAAGTAACGACATTGAACATCCAGGCAGCGGCATCTACTGTTGATTTCTTGTTTGCTTTACTACCAGGAGCCATTGTTACTTTGGTCTTTTTCTTCTATTGCAAAATCTCAAACAAACATTTTCCAGACAAAATCCTACAACGGAGTTTAATTAAAACGAAGCAAAActatttgaaacaaaaaaaaaatttcccaaTGAGgatcagatcagatcagatcgGATCTAGAGGAATTGTCTAATCGACCTACTGTACGATAGGATCCGGC encodes:
- the LOC106438501 gene encoding UDP-rhamnose/UDP-galactose transporter 5 — translated: MAPGSKANKKSTVDAAAWMFNVVTSVGIIIVNKALMATYGFSFATTLTGLHFATTTLMTLVLRCLGYIQPSHLPFTELLKFILFANFSIVGMNVSLMWNSVGFYQIAKLSMIPVACLLEVVFDKIRYSRDTKLSIGLVLVGVGVCTVTDVSVNTKGFVAAFVAVWSTALQQYYVHYLQRKYSLTSFNLLGHTAPAQAATLLIVGPFLDFWLTEKRVDMYDYNVVSLMFITLSCTIAIGTNLSQFICIGRFTAVSFQVLGHMKTILVLIMGFFFFDRDGLNLHVVIGMIIAVLGMIWYGNASSKPGGKEKKSYSLPTTRQQKNGDDSDEGPRLKA